In Fusobacterium nucleatum, the genomic stretch GATACTAATGCTCTTGTAAATACTGGAAATATAGAAAATACAGGTAATATTGAAGTACATGGAGAACGTGGAATAGGAATGTATGCCACAGGTTATGGTTCTAAAGCTGTAAATAGAGGACATATTAAATTGATAGGTGCCCATTCTATTGGAATGTATTTAGATCAACATGCCACAGGGGAAAACTATGGTACTATTGAAGCAACAGTTGATGCAATAGGATCAATAGGAGCAGTTGCTATGAATGGAGCTATATTTAAAAACTATGGTCAAATAAAATTATTGCCAGCAGCTGGAAGTATTGGAACTTATAGTGGTAAAGGAGGAATTACTGAGGATAATGCAACTTCAGGAAGTCAAACAGGAACAGTTGAAGCTAGCACTCCTCACTATAGTTTATCAGCAAGTAATAAAACTAGTAAAACTATAGTTGATGAAACAGGAAAACCTACTGTAAATATAAACACTAAAAAAACACCAACTGAAGTTGAGATAAATGGAAAAGTTATACCACCAACAAAAGTTGATACTAATGCAGCAGTACCAAATCCAGATTATCTTTCAGCAAGTCCTGGAGAAAAAAGTATAGAAGATAAATTTACAACAAATAGAAAAAATAATGGAAAAATAGGTTCTATTGGAATGTATGTAGATACATCAGGCGTAAATTATACTAATCCTATTCAAAATTTGAATTTATTAAGCTCTAAAACAAAAGTAGATTTAATTTTTGGAATAGAAGCAGCAGAGTATACAAATTCAAAAGTAATCCAAATAGGAGAAAAGATTTTAAAACCATATAATGAGGCAATGGCACAAGCACCAGGAAAGAAATGGCAATTATATTCTGCTTCTTTAACTTGGACAGCAACAGCAAAAATGGATGTAGATGGAATGAAAAATGCAATTATGGCAAAAATCCCTTATACAAATTTTGCAAAGAAATCTGATTCATACAACTATCCTTTCACAGATGGATTGGAACAAAGATATGGAGTGGAAGCATTAGGAAGTAGAGAAAATCAAGTATTCCAAAAATTAAATGGAATAGGAAAGAATGAGCCAATTTTATTAGCACAGGCCTTTGATGAAATGAAAGGAAAGCAATATGCTAATGTACAACAAAGAGTACAAGTAACAGGAAATATTTTAGATAAAGAATTTAACTATTTGAAGAAAGAATGGAGAACAGCCTCAAAAGATTCTAACAAAGTTAAAACTTTTGGAATGAAAAGTGGATACAAAACTAATACAGCGGGTATAGTAGATTACAAAAATACTGCCTATGGAGTAGCTTATCTTCATGAAAGCGAAGATATTAAGTTAGGAAAAGGTATAGGCTGGTACACAGGTATAGTTCACAATAAATTCAAATTTAAAGATATAGGAAATTCAAAAGAAGAACAATTACAAACTAGAATTGGGGTGTTCAAATCAATTCCATTTAATAATAACAATAGTTTAAATTGGACTATATCAGGAGATATCTTTGTTGGATATAATAAGATGCATAGAAAATATTTAGTAGTAAATGAAATATTTAATGCAAAATCTAAATATTATACTTATGGAATAGGAATTAAAAATGAAATAGGAACAAAATTTAGATTAAGTGAAGATTTCTCATTAAAACCTTATGGTGCATTAAAGGTTGAATATGGAAGAATAAGCAAGATAAGGGAAAAATCTGGAGAAATAAAATTAGAAATAAAACAAAATGATTACTTATCTATAAGACCAGAAATAGGAACAGAATTAGCTTACAATCATTACTTTGGAACTAAATTATTAACTACATCAGTTGGAATAGCTTATGAAAATGAGCTAGGAAGAATTGCTAATGGAAAGAATAAAGCAAGAGTAGCAGATACAACAGCTGATTGGTACAATCTAAGAGGAGAAAAAGAAGATAGAAAAGGAAATATAAAAACAGACTTTACTATTGGATTGGATAACCAAAGAATAGGAGTAACTGGAAATATAGGTTATGATACAAAAGGACATAATGTTAGAGGTGGAGTAGGACTAAGAGTTATATTCTAATTCTAAAAATCAAAACTATAAAAGCTGATTGGAGTGAAAACTTCAGGTTATTTGTCAAATAGTATTGATAAAAAAGTTTAGACTTACAATTAACATAATTAAGAGAATTTTTTTGAGAATAAAAATCTTAAAAAGATTCTCTTTTTTGTTACTATTTCAAAAAGAGGAGATATGATAAAAAAAATAAGTTTTGTTCAATTGAAATTAGATCTTAGTACAAATTTTAGAATTAAATTAAGAGGAAAGTTTAGAGCAGAAAAATATGAAAATGAGATGAATGAAATATATCATATTTAAAAAATATAAAGAAGAAGAATTTTTAAAAGAAAACTTAAATAGGATAAAAATTGAAAATGAAGTAGAGTATGGAAAATTTTATAGGAATAAAAAAACTATCACTTTTTCAAAATTGGCAAGTGTATTTTGAAGAAAATAAAGAAAAGATAAGACAACAAGAAAAAATTACTGATAATATCTTTAATAAATTAAATAGTAGAGCAGGTTTAATTCCATATTTTAATATAATCTTAGATGATTCAAAAATTAAAGAAGAAAATGGGAGAATATACTTAGGAATTTCATTAATTAATATTGGAAAAGAATCTGCAACAAATGTTGGAATATGTCTAACAGAAGAAAGAAAGGAAATTATAGTTGAAGGATATAATAAAACTCAAGATAGTTATATTGTTTATAATTATTTAGATAAATATTATGCTATGGTAGGAGATAAAATAAGTTTTTCAATAGTAACTGATAGAAAAGAAAAAATAATGAATGTATTTTTAAGGTTTAAAATACAATATTACGATTTAATTGGAAATAGATATGAGCAAGAATTTAGATTTGCATTTTATGATGATTTTAATGGAAAGAATAAGACATATTATAGTTTAAATAACATTTCAGATTTACCTAAATTAGTAGAAGAAAATAAATATGAGTAAAAGTAAATAACAATAAAAAAACTCTTGATTAATAAATAATTGAGAGTTTTTCTTTTAATAGTTCTAAATACATGTTAAGATATAAAAAATAAATTTTGAAAGTAGGTACATTATGGATAAGAAATATATTTTAGATAAGTTATTTCAAATAGATAAAAATAAATATAACATATCTGAATTAGGATTATTTGGGAGTTATGCTAAGGATAATGCAGATGATAACAGTGATATAGATATATTAGTAAAATTAGAGTTTAAAAAAAAATTAGAAAAATTTTTAATAGGAAAGTTGATTTGATTGAGAAAGGAACTTTTGATTATAAATTTAAAAATAACAATGTTAGAGAATATAAAAGAAGAAATACTAGGAAGTGTTATTTATGTCTAAGTTGAAAAATAAGGTTTAACTATGTCAGAATTTATGAAAAAAGTAGTTCTTGACTACATTGAAGATGAATATAATTTAAAAATTTATAAAGAATATTTAAAAGAAAAAGATACTTTAAAAACTTATTCACATAAAGAAGTTTGGAAAAAATAAAATAATTGCTACTTGTACATGTTAGGCTTTTATAGGAGGAAAAGATTATGAAAGAGAAATATATTTATCCTTGTGTGATTTATGAAGAAGATGGAATTTTTTATGCAAATTTCAAAGATTTTGATGCTTGTTTTACTGATGGAGAAAGTATAGAGGAAAGTTATTATGAATGCAAAAGATGTTTTGGAAGGAACTATTTTTAATTTATTAAAAAGTAATTTAAAAGTTCCAGAACCTATATTAACAAGACCTAGTTTAGAAAGCAATGAATTTTTAGTTTATATTGATATTTAGTTGACACCTATAATAGACAAAGTTAAAAATAAAACAATAAAGAAAACATTAACAATTCCAAAATGGCTAAATGATGAGGCAGAAAAACATTCAGTAAATTTTTCTAATTTATTACAAACAGCTATAAAAAAATATTTGAATATTCAAGAGAATTAGTCACTATTATGGTGGCTTTTTCTTTTGTAGTTTCAAACAAATACTAAGAGGTAAAAATAAATTTTAAAAGTAGTCATATTTAGAAAATTATATAATTTATATATTCCAAAAAACGGAATATATGTTATAATATCAGTAACTAATAATAGAGGTCAAAAAATTATTGCTAAAAGGTTGTGATAATAATGATTATAATGAATCTTGAAATTGATAACTTCTTTTGTTTTAAAGATTTTTCTATAAATTTTTCATATAAGAGAAAGTTAAATAAATCAACAATACCTTATGAATATTTAGAGGATTACCCTAATTTCAGATTTAAAAAATTAAATATTTTAATGGGAAGTAATGCTTCTGGGAAAACAGTATTTGGAAAAATGTTAAGGGCAATATCTAATTTTATTGAGTATAGAAATCCACTTTATTTAATAGAAGCAGTAAATTTTCTTGATAAGAAAGCTAATTTCAAGCTGGACTTTGTTTCTTCTAATTTTGAAAAAAAGAAAGTTTTATCACAACTAGAAGTAACTATTTTTAAAAATACAATAGAAAGAATTGAATATAATGAAACTATTTTAGAGAAAAAAGACTCTTATAAAAAAACATTGGAAAGGTTATTAAATAATGAGAACAAAGTAAT encodes the following:
- a CDS encoding type II toxin-antitoxin system HicB family antitoxin, whose protein sequence is MKEKYIYPCVIYEEDGIFYANFKDFDACFTDGESIEESYYECKRCFGRNYF
- a CDS encoding nucleotidyltransferase family protein, with translation MDKKYILDKLFQIDKNKYNISELGLFGSYAKDNADDNSDIDILVKLEFKKKLEKFLIGKLI
- a CDS encoding DUF6290 family protein, with translation MSEFMKKVVLDYIEDEYNLKIYKEYLKEKDTLKTYSHKEVWKK